Proteins encoded in a region of the Acetomicrobium thermoterrenum DSM 13490 genome:
- a CDS encoding DUF5752 family protein — protein MSNEFRFFSETHQTRLLGMKAKDPIQLLDGLRKIPESSMYYHTHRFLQQHYRVSPEPPNDFAYWITNILGLRELGESITSVDIVNIKSIEELRTRYIKKLEDHILSGKHISGCIEGHEFHFMDCKTFVFQTDFAANTLAEFAEAMEKIPITSICFHIFEPRLRYQKRENDFSAWLRNIGEHELADRISRMDPYAFTLEGLRKKIIKILRRDDCFDNEH, from the coding sequence ATGAGCAATGAGTTTCGTTTTTTTTCGGAGACCCACCAGACTAGATTGCTGGGAATGAAAGCGAAAGATCCAATTCAACTTCTTGATGGTCTCAGGAAAATACCGGAATCTTCGATGTACTACCATACACACCGCTTCTTACAGCAGCATTATCGCGTTTCTCCCGAGCCGCCCAACGATTTTGCCTACTGGATAACAAATATCTTGGGACTGAGAGAGTTAGGGGAAAGCATTACCAGTGTGGATATAGTTAATATAAAATCCATCGAAGAGCTGAGAACAAGATATATAAAGAAATTAGAAGATCATATATTGAGCGGAAAGCACATCAGCGGCTGCATAGAGGGGCATGAATTTCACTTCATGGATTGCAAAACTTTTGTCTTTCAGACGGACTTTGCAGCAAATACCTTGGCGGAGTTTGCGGAGGCAATGGAGAAAATTCCAATCACATCCATATGTTTTCATATTTTTGAGCCAAGATTGCGTTACCAAAAGCGAGAGAATGATTTTTCTGCATGGTTGAGGAATATTGGCGAGCATGAATTGGCAGACAGGATATCGCGGATGGATCCCTATGCCTTTACATTGGAAGGTTTAAGAAAAAAGATCATTAAAATATTGAGGAGAGATGATTGTTTTGACAACGAACATTAA